The Ornithinimicrobium faecis genome includes a window with the following:
- a CDS encoding LCP family protein: MTLTRRLLALFVVLCLAVTACSNGETDNPVETDSAPTTADAVPTTSDAEATTATAAPAPPTTSDDTDEQTATAAPTDTEEQTQSPTTEEPTKDKDEDAAAEPLPDGTITALLIGSDSRSNDFSGRSDVIVLVQLSEDREHLNLVSIARDSYVNIPGQGQNKINEAYARGGIPLLRQTVSELMGGLEIDFVAQTNFDMFIALTRWMDGFWVENEHRSSVTVGSTGRQIVFEEGRIKLENTDGLIYVRERKTLPLGDLDRTERHRAALTGMMQRLVEIREEEPEKLIELLPMLHKNVKIEGDITVEQLMTMVDIGAELDSEDVTSLMVPVAYFDMTSGGMSIDVLNKGRTAELGEAMRNGDLSGYVEKYGTSEALTGR, encoded by the coding sequence ATGACCTTGACCCGCCGCCTGCTGGCGTTGTTCGTCGTCCTGTGCCTGGCGGTCACCGCCTGCAGCAACGGCGAGACCGACAACCCGGTCGAGACCGACAGCGCACCCACGACCGCGGACGCGGTCCCGACCACGTCCGACGCCGAGGCGACCACCGCCACAGCTGCGCCCGCGCCGCCGACGACGTCCGACGACACCGACGAGCAGACCGCGACGGCTGCGCCGACGGACACCGAGGAGCAGACGCAGTCGCCCACCACGGAGGAGCCGACCAAGGACAAGGACGAGGACGCAGCCGCCGAGCCGCTCCCGGACGGCACGATCACCGCGCTGCTCATCGGGTCCGACTCGCGCAGCAACGACTTCAGCGGCCGGTCCGACGTCATCGTCCTGGTGCAGCTCAGCGAGGACCGTGAGCACCTGAACCTGGTCTCGATCGCGCGCGACTCCTATGTCAACATCCCCGGGCAGGGCCAGAACAAGATCAACGAGGCCTATGCCCGCGGCGGCATCCCGCTGCTGCGCCAGACCGTCTCGGAGCTGATGGGTGGCCTGGAGATCGACTTCGTCGCGCAGACCAACTTCGACATGTTCATCGCGCTGACGCGGTGGATGGACGGCTTCTGGGTCGAGAACGAGCACCGCTCGAGCGTCACCGTCGGCTCGACCGGCCGGCAGATCGTCTTCGAGGAGGGCCGCATCAAGCTGGAGAACACTGACGGCCTGATCTATGTGCGCGAGCGCAAGACGCTGCCCCTGGGTGACCTGGACCGCACCGAGCGTCACCGTGCGGCCCTGACCGGCATGATGCAGCGCCTCGTGGAGATCCGTGAGGAGGAGCCCGAGAAGCTCATCGAGCTGCTGCCGATGCTGCACAAGAACGTCAAGATCGAGGGCGACATCACGGTCGAGCAGCTGATGACCATGGTGGACATCGGTGCCGAGCTGGACAGCGAGGACGTCACCTCGCTGATGGTGCCGGTGGCCTATTTCGACATGACCTCCGGTGGCATGTCGATCGACGTGCTCAACAAGGGCCGCACTGCGGAGTTGGGCGAGGCGATGCGCAACGGCGACCTGTCGGGCTATGTCGAGAAGTACGGCACGTCAGAGGCGCTCACCGGGCGCTGA
- a CDS encoding class I SAM-dependent methyltransferase, whose product MTPIDVASPQREADPALGPGTDLGRQQLEHLDLMLDQHSIKALTATGIRPGLRCLEIGAGSGSMARWMASRVQPEGSVVALDVETSQLDGGLANVDVRRYDINHGVPGGPYDLIHARLVLMHLPRRRQLVNELINALTPGGWLVLGEYLGPSLGAVEGPTVADCELFERVVGATVEKVCRPGGTDYGWALDVDEVMGQAGLVHLHSERNMATTTGGTTGCLLYQNYVRQATPYLLDVDIEQDEIDRFDRLMGDPRFRAWFFEFTSVRGQRPFA is encoded by the coding sequence GTGACCCCCATCGATGTCGCCTCACCCCAGCGCGAGGCGGACCCTGCGCTCGGTCCGGGCACCGACCTCGGCCGCCAGCAGCTCGAGCATCTCGACCTGATGCTGGACCAGCACAGCATCAAGGCGCTGACCGCCACCGGGATCAGGCCCGGCCTGCGCTGCCTCGAGATCGGCGCGGGCAGCGGCAGCATGGCCCGGTGGATGGCCAGCCGCGTCCAACCCGAGGGCAGCGTCGTGGCACTCGACGTCGAGACCTCACAACTCGATGGCGGCCTGGCCAACGTCGACGTCCGGCGCTATGACATCAACCACGGTGTGCCCGGCGGTCCCTACGACCTCATCCACGCGCGCCTGGTGCTGATGCACCTGCCGCGTCGTCGCCAGCTCGTCAACGAACTCATCAACGCCCTGACACCTGGCGGGTGGCTGGTGCTCGGCGAATACCTCGGCCCCTCACTCGGCGCCGTCGAGGGACCAACGGTGGCCGACTGCGAGTTGTTCGAGCGTGTCGTGGGAGCGACCGTGGAGAAGGTCTGCAGGCCGGGCGGCACCGACTATGGCTGGGCCCTGGACGTGGACGAGGTCATGGGGCAGGCCGGGCTGGTGCACCTGCACTCCGAGCGCAACATGGCCACCACGACCGGCGGCACGACCGGGTGCCTGCTCTATCAGAACTACGTGCGCCAGGCGACGCCCTATCTGCTCGACGTGGACATCGAGCAGGACGAGATCGACCGCTTCGACCGCCTCATGGGCGACCCGCGCTTTCGGGCGTGGTTCTTTGAGTTCACGTCCGTGCGCGGCCAGCGGCCGTTTGCCTGA
- a CDS encoding serine hydrolase domain-containing protein: MNSTFRKAADAAVEQAVSGPAPVPGVVAMLTNANETVYETAAGVRRSGGNDPVTTEDIFLMWSTTKAITATAALQLVERGQLDLDAPARTYAPAIGEIQVLEGFDDDGEPVLRAPTEDVTTRMLLTHTGGFAYDFFNEDYYRLAQEKGQPSVTTATPAALRTPMVFDPGTKWEYGSNLDWVGQVIEGLTGRRLGEVFDTEIFGPLGMDSMTFALDDPRRQRLSQMHARGADGSLTPMDLELPSPPEVDMGGHGLYGSVGDYMKFIRMWLNDGHGPQGRILQEETARMAVQRHLPENLSVTLLPGVDPTLSNDAEFFPGTAKSWSLPFMVNDEEAPTGRPAGAQGWAGLGNLFYWIDQKNGYGGFWATQILPFGDATSFTQYLAFEAALYSSLE; this comes from the coding sequence ATGAACAGTACTTTCCGCAAGGCCGCTGACGCGGCGGTCGAGCAGGCCGTCTCCGGACCGGCGCCGGTCCCCGGCGTCGTAGCGATGCTGACCAACGCGAACGAGACAGTCTACGAAACAGCGGCCGGGGTCCGCCGCTCCGGCGGCAACGACCCGGTGACCACCGAGGACATCTTCCTCATGTGGTCGACCACAAAGGCCATCACCGCCACTGCCGCGCTACAGCTCGTCGAGCGTGGGCAGCTCGACCTCGACGCACCCGCCCGTACCTATGCCCCCGCGATCGGCGAGATCCAGGTCCTGGAGGGGTTCGACGACGACGGGGAGCCGGTCCTGCGTGCCCCCACCGAGGACGTCACGACCCGAATGTTGCTCACTCACACCGGGGGCTTCGCATACGACTTCTTCAACGAGGACTACTACCGGCTCGCGCAGGAGAAGGGGCAGCCCAGCGTCACCACGGCGACACCGGCCGCGCTGCGCACCCCGATGGTGTTCGATCCGGGCACAAAGTGGGAGTACGGCTCCAACCTGGACTGGGTCGGACAGGTTATCGAGGGCCTCACCGGCCGCAGGTTGGGTGAAGTCTTCGACACCGAGATCTTTGGGCCGCTGGGGATGGACTCGATGACATTCGCGCTGGACGACCCGCGGCGCCAGCGACTGTCCCAGATGCACGCCCGCGGTGCCGACGGTTCACTGACCCCGATGGATCTCGAGCTGCCCTCGCCGCCGGAGGTCGACATGGGTGGCCACGGGCTGTACGGCTCGGTCGGTGACTACATGAAGTTCATCCGCATGTGGCTCAACGATGGTCACGGACCGCAGGGGCGGATCCTCCAGGAGGAGACGGCCCGTATGGCGGTCCAGCGGCACCTTCCCGAGAACCTCTCGGTCACCCTGCTGCCGGGGGTCGACCCAACCCTGTCCAACGACGCGGAGTTCTTCCCCGGCACCGCCAAGTCCTGGTCCCTGCCATTCATGGTCAACGACGAGGAGGCGCCGACCGGTCGCCCGGCAGGGGCCCAAGGCTGGGCAGGGTTGGGCAACCTCTTCTACTGGATCGACCAGAAGAATGGATACGGGGGGTTCTGGGCCACGCAGATTCTGCCGTTCGGTGACGCCACGTCCTTCACCCAGTACCTCGCGTTCGAGGCGGCGCTCTACTCCTCGCTGGAGTGA
- a CDS encoding flavin-containing monooxygenase, protein MTLTDQTAPAATEPTRTLDALIIGAGVAGLYQLHQLREQGLNVASYDAASDVGGTWYWNRYPGAKFDSEAYIYQYLFDEELYKDWSWSERFPAQPEIERWLHYITERLDLRRDITFSTTITSATWDEDAGRWTVRTDTGEVIDTQFLITCAGMLSAPLEDVFEGQQSFRGPIFHTSRWPHDDVALAGKRVGVVGVGATGIQVIQTIADQVADLTVFVRTPQYVLPMHNPTYTPEDVTAYKDRFEEFRRVLPHTFSGFEYEWEDSWADLTPEARQQRLEEVHANGSLKMWLASFIELFFDREINEQVSEFVREKMRARLQDPALIDLLVPTDYGFGTHRVPLESNYLEAYRRDNVHAVGVKNNPIARIVPEGIEQADGTVHELDVIILATGFDAGTGALTRIDIRGRDGRSLTEEWGRDIRTTMGLGVHGYPNLLTTAVPLAPSAALCNMTTCLQQQTEWISACLRYMRENGKSVIEPTAEGEEAWVTHHDATADPNLISQTDSWYVGGNIEGKPRRVLSYTGGVGDYRARTLEAAEAGYTGFALR, encoded by the coding sequence ATGACGCTGACGGATCAGACTGCACCCGCAGCCACGGAACCCACCCGGACGCTTGACGCCCTGATCATCGGCGCGGGCGTGGCGGGCCTCTACCAGCTCCACCAACTGCGCGAACAGGGTCTGAACGTTGCTTCCTACGATGCGGCCAGCGACGTGGGCGGCACCTGGTACTGGAACCGCTACCCGGGGGCCAAGTTCGACTCGGAGGCCTACATCTACCAGTACCTCTTCGATGAGGAACTCTACAAGGACTGGAGCTGGAGCGAACGCTTCCCCGCCCAACCGGAGATCGAGCGCTGGCTGCACTACATCACCGAACGGCTGGACCTGCGTCGTGACATCACCTTCTCCACGACGATCACGAGCGCCACGTGGGACGAGGACGCCGGGCGGTGGACGGTGCGCACCGACACGGGCGAGGTCATCGACACCCAATTCCTCATCACCTGCGCCGGCATGCTGTCGGCCCCGCTGGAGGACGTCTTCGAGGGCCAGCAGAGTTTCCGCGGCCCGATCTTCCACACCTCTCGGTGGCCCCACGATGACGTAGCACTGGCTGGCAAACGCGTGGGGGTCGTGGGAGTCGGCGCCACCGGCATTCAGGTCATCCAGACGATCGCGGACCAGGTTGCCGACCTGACCGTCTTCGTCCGCACCCCGCAGTATGTGCTGCCCATGCACAACCCGACGTACACGCCCGAGGACGTGACGGCATACAAGGACCGGTTCGAGGAGTTCCGTCGCGTGCTCCCGCACACCTTCTCCGGCTTCGAGTACGAGTGGGAGGACAGCTGGGCCGACCTGACCCCCGAGGCACGGCAGCAGCGGCTCGAGGAGGTCCACGCCAACGGATCCCTGAAGATGTGGCTGGCCTCGTTCATCGAGCTGTTCTTCGACCGGGAGATCAACGAGCAGGTCTCGGAGTTCGTCCGGGAGAAGATGCGCGCCCGGTTGCAGGACCCGGCCCTGATCGACCTGCTCGTCCCGACCGACTACGGCTTCGGGACCCACCGGGTGCCGCTGGAGTCCAACTACCTGGAGGCCTACCGGCGAGACAACGTGCACGCGGTCGGGGTGAAGAACAACCCGATCGCCCGCATCGTGCCCGAGGGAATCGAGCAGGCGGACGGCACCGTCCACGAGCTCGATGTCATCATCCTGGCCACTGGCTTCGACGCCGGGACCGGTGCGCTGACCCGCATCGACATCCGCGGGCGGGACGGTCGCTCCCTGACCGAGGAGTGGGGCCGGGACATCCGAACCACGATGGGGCTCGGGGTGCACGGCTACCCGAACCTGCTGACGACCGCGGTGCCCCTCGCGCCGTCGGCTGCGCTGTGCAACATGACCACCTGCCTGCAGCAGCAGACCGAGTGGATCTCGGCGTGCCTCCGTTACATGCGGGAAAACGGCAAGAGCGTCATCGAGCCCACGGCCGAGGGTGAGGAGGCCTGGGTGACGCACCACGACGCGACCGCCGACCCGAACCTGATCTCGCAGACCGACTCCTGGTATGTCGGGGGCAACATCGAGGGGAAACCGCGACGGGTCCTGTCCTACACCGGCGGGGTCGGGGACTACCGCGCTCGGACCCTCGAGGCGGCGGAGGCCGGCTACACGGGCTTCGCCCTGCGCTGA
- a CDS encoding sigma-54-dependent Fis family transcriptional regulator — protein MTQPTWHAASADFTRGVKRIAAARKQFLTGEELAAKEGVPDAVAASWQRSRSAGVFPDIYRVPFHDDLDLDSRLARCARPVLERLSADMCDVPVTIVLTDAKARIIDRRDCSTSVGRILDSVDLNPGFSFEEEHVGTNGVGSVLETQAPVSIIGASHFSEALVPFACIGAPILDPLSGRAEGVLDVSLLAGNWTPLIDAMVNAAAADIGRNLLHDRSRSQQALFDAYLRVDSRTQEGVIALGGSTISNQRAQRMLSPAESETVQDHARFMSWRRDRSSDVLGLDSGRQLQIRSRTVRAGGEPVGIALTVAEIPQGDGAEAPRASDHVARVQPLPPHTPGLPRAQAPASAPRNPAWVRAQDTVRTALALQQTAVVMGEPGTGRLSLVLESFRERWPQGRDVAIDSGQLSARDRIRVPRQHSGDTPTLVVLRGLEHLPAEAIGVVNAFFTDLASRARSSSATDSAAPCLVAATLGTEVADELPFHRILDHFEHSVTVPALRHRTTILPTLVSSILADLAPGRRVRLHAATERVLLSYSWPGNLTQLREVLKYALERRPVGEIQVDDLPGFCRSSSTRRLTTIEVAERDAIIVALEEHDGNRVRAAAALGLSRSSLYRKLKAYAVTEI, from the coding sequence TTGACCCAGCCCACCTGGCACGCAGCCTCCGCGGACTTCACCCGGGGGGTCAAACGCATCGCGGCCGCCCGGAAACAGTTCCTCACCGGTGAGGAACTGGCTGCCAAGGAGGGCGTCCCGGACGCCGTGGCCGCGTCCTGGCAGCGCAGCAGATCAGCCGGGGTCTTCCCCGACATCTACCGCGTGCCCTTCCATGACGATCTCGATCTCGACTCTCGCCTGGCGCGGTGCGCCAGGCCGGTCCTCGAACGCCTCAGCGCCGACATGTGCGATGTACCGGTCACGATCGTGCTGACCGACGCCAAGGCACGGATCATCGACCGCCGGGACTGCTCGACGTCCGTGGGCCGCATCCTGGACAGTGTCGACCTGAACCCCGGGTTCAGCTTCGAGGAGGAGCACGTCGGGACCAACGGCGTGGGCAGCGTGCTGGAGACCCAGGCGCCGGTCAGCATCATCGGCGCCTCGCACTTCAGTGAGGCCCTGGTGCCGTTCGCCTGCATCGGCGCGCCCATCCTGGACCCGCTCAGCGGTCGCGCCGAGGGGGTCCTGGACGTGAGCCTCCTGGCGGGCAACTGGACACCGCTGATCGACGCGATGGTCAACGCCGCAGCCGCCGACATCGGGCGGAACCTACTGCACGACCGCAGCAGGTCACAGCAGGCGCTTTTCGACGCCTACCTGCGGGTGGACAGCCGCACCCAGGAAGGTGTCATCGCCCTCGGTGGCAGCACCATCTCCAACCAGCGCGCCCAGCGGATGCTCTCCCCGGCGGAGTCGGAGACCGTCCAGGACCACGCCAGGTTCATGTCTTGGCGCCGAGACCGGAGCTCCGATGTGCTGGGGCTCGACTCCGGTCGGCAGCTGCAGATCCGGTCTCGCACGGTCCGCGCAGGCGGCGAGCCGGTGGGCATCGCGCTGACTGTCGCCGAGATCCCCCAGGGGGACGGAGCCGAGGCCCCGCGAGCGTCCGATCACGTCGCCAGAGTGCAGCCGCTGCCTCCGCATACTCCCGGCCTCCCGCGAGCACAGGCGCCCGCGTCGGCACCGCGCAATCCCGCCTGGGTTCGGGCGCAGGACACGGTGCGCACAGCCCTGGCCCTGCAACAGACCGCGGTCGTCATGGGCGAGCCCGGCACCGGTCGGCTCAGCCTGGTGCTCGAGAGTTTCCGAGAGCGCTGGCCCCAAGGGCGTGACGTCGCGATCGACTCCGGACAGTTGTCTGCCCGCGACCGCATCAGAGTCCCGAGGCAGCACTCGGGTGACACTCCTACGCTGGTGGTCCTGCGGGGGCTGGAGCACCTGCCGGCAGAGGCGATCGGTGTCGTGAACGCCTTCTTCACCGACCTCGCATCCAGGGCCCGGTCCAGCAGCGCGACGGACTCTGCTGCCCCCTGCCTGGTAGCGGCCACGCTCGGCACAGAGGTCGCCGACGAACTGCCGTTCCACCGCATCCTGGACCACTTCGAGCACTCGGTGACCGTGCCCGCGTTGCGCCACCGCACCACCATCCTGCCGACGCTGGTCAGCAGCATCCTGGCCGACCTGGCCCCGGGCCGACGGGTGCGCCTGCACGCCGCCACTGAGCGCGTGCTCCTCTCCTACTCCTGGCCCGGCAACCTCACGCAGCTCCGTGAGGTGCTGAAGTATGCACTGGAACGGCGCCCCGTCGGAGAGATCCAGGTCGACGACCTGCCGGGATTCTGTCGCAGTTC